One Coffea arabica cultivar ET-39 chromosome 5e, Coffea Arabica ET-39 HiFi, whole genome shotgun sequence DNA segment encodes these proteins:
- the LOC113743831 gene encoding UDP-glycosyltransferase 71E1-like: MKVGFPSSINWPKSIKKVKEMKKAELVFVTMPAIGHLVSCVELTKLLIECDERLSITVVIMKLPFDPKVSSYTNSSLETPNLHIRYLDLMKEEPSSQLSSSLSILFRYIDNYKGCVREVLAEISNCVSSHLGGIVIDMFCTSLIDVANEFGVPSYIFCPGGAALLGLLFQLQSLRDDLNEDVSHYENLDDELALPTYINPVPAKLLSPAFFDKDGGGDMLLDQVRRFKETKGIIVNTFLELESHAIQALSNDKTIPPVYAVGGGSFDGDQVKEIAYALERSGYRFLWSLRRPSPKENFEFPSKYENLDEVLPEGFLQRTAVVGKVIEWAPQAAVLSHPAVGGFVSHCGWNSILESVWCGVPVATWPLYAEQQMNAFLMVKDLATAVEIKIDFKRDFVLGVSSEILSADVIERGIKHLMDPEKEIRDKVKEIKEKSRLTLNGGGSSYASLKLFLEDVIDSIP, encoded by the exons ATGAAGGTTGGATTCCCATCTTCAATCAACTGGCCAAAGTCAATAAAGAAagtgaaagaaatgaaaaaagcaGAGCTGGTTTTCGTTACTATGCCGGCGATTGGCCACTTGGTATCATGTGTTGAACTAACAAAGCTTCTCATTGAATGTGATGAACGATTATCGATCACCGTCGTGATTATGAAGCTGCCCTTTGATCCAAAAGTCAGTAGCTACACAAATTCGTCGTTAGAAACTCCGAATTTGCACATAAGGTACCTTGACCTCATGAAAGAAGAGCCTTCTTCTCAATTGTCATCTTCTCTTTCGATTCTGTTTCGTTATATCGACAACTATAAAGGTTGTGTGAGGGAGGTTCTTGCTGAAATATCCAATTGTGTTTCGTCGCATCTTGGTGGGATCGTCATAGACATGTTTTGCACCTCTTTGATTGATGTAGCCAATGAATTTGGGGTTCCTTCCTATATATTTTGCCCAGGCGGTGCTGCACTGCTTGGCCTTTTATTCCAGTTGCAAAGTCTGAGAGATGATCTCAATGAAGATGTGAGCCATTACGAGAATTTAGACGATGAATTAGCTTTGCCTACTTACATCAATCCTGTTCCAGCTAAACTTTTGTCACCTGCATTTTTTGACAAGGATGGAGGTGGCGACATGCTCCTCGATCAGGTCAGAAGATTCAAGGAGACCAAGGGAATCATAGTTAACACTTTCCTTGAGCTAGAATCCCATGCGATTCAGGCCTTGAGCAATGATAAAACCATCCCACCAGTATATGCAGTAGG TGGAGGTAGTTTTGATGGTGACCAAGTGAAGGAAATTGCCTATGCACTCGAGCGCAGTGGATATCGATTCCTCTGGTCATTGAGAAGGCCTTCAcctaaagaaaattttgagtttccaAGTAAGTATGAGAACCTGGATGAAGTCTTGCCAGAAGGGTTCTTGCAGCGAACTGCTGTGGTTGGAAAAGTTATTGAATGGGCACCACAGGCAGCAGTTCTATCCCATCCTGCTGTGGGGGGCTTTGTTTCTCACTGTGGCTGGAACTCAATATTGGAAAGTGTTTGGTGTGGTGTGCCAGTGGCAACATGGCCACTTTATGCTGAGCAGCAGATGAATGCGTTCTTAATGGTGAAGGACTTGGCAACGGCAGTGGAgatcaaaatagatttcaaaagGGATTTCGTACTGGGTGTGAGTAGTGAGATTTTGAGTGCAGATGTGATTGAAAGAGGGATTAAACATCTGATGGATCCTGAGAAGGAAATCAGAGACAAGGTAAAGGAAATCAAAGAAAAGAGCAGGTTGACTCTAAATGGAGGAGGATCATCCTATGCTTCCTTGAAGTTGTTTCTTGAAGATGTAATAGATAGTATTCCATAA